The following are encoded in a window of Hyalangium minutum genomic DNA:
- a CDS encoding RDD family protein: MNSGPRALRLVHEGEILSGSPYPKAALLLRLGARLVDIAVAWGLWVVCGAAGSVVALLFVLLADGMLHGQSPGKRIFGVKVIYLPTHTAARHRDSALRNAPLALIILLGMMPEGLGLVAGAGGLLVIGGLEGWRVLKDPLGWRLGDMWAQTQVVDGKVVAGASVAARTPVAHQRAPGRLLSAAKIRRGRSLRRARRGKPCASR; the protein is encoded by the coding sequence GTGAACTCCGGTCCTCGCGCGCTGCGCCTCGTCCACGAGGGAGAGATTCTGTCCGGCTCGCCGTATCCCAAGGCCGCGCTCCTGCTGCGCCTGGGCGCACGGCTGGTGGACATCGCCGTGGCCTGGGGCCTGTGGGTCGTCTGCGGCGCCGCCGGCTCCGTGGTGGCGCTGCTCTTCGTGCTCCTGGCCGACGGCATGCTCCATGGCCAGAGCCCCGGCAAGCGCATCTTCGGCGTCAAGGTCATCTACCTGCCTACGCACACGGCCGCGCGCCACCGCGACAGCGCTCTCCGCAATGCCCCGCTCGCGCTGATCATCCTCCTGGGGATGATGCCCGAGGGCCTGGGCCTGGTGGCGGGCGCCGGGGGGCTCCTCGTCATCGGGGGGCTGGAGGGATGGCGCGTCCTCAAGGATCCGCTTGGCTGGCGGCTGGGGGACATGTGGGCCCAGACGCAGGTGGTGGATGGGAAGGTTGTCGCGGGCGCATCCGTTGCCGCCCGCACCCCCGTGGCGCATCAGCGCGCCCCGGGACGACTCTTGTCCGCGGCGAAGATTCGCCGCGGCCGCTCGCTCAGGCGGGCAAGAAGGGGGAAGCCGTGCGCATCGCGCTGA